In Juglans regia cultivar Chandler chromosome 5, Walnut 2.0, whole genome shotgun sequence, the following are encoded in one genomic region:
- the LOC108989709 gene encoding 50S ribosomal protein L18 — MACISSPASSSLPFILPTELLPSRSLKPTSLSWTSSFPKLGIFSNCVAVPPNPILKKGSFIQAAWTRRSRSEAAKRPNKKSWKQRTDMYMRPFLLNVFFSKRFVHAKVMHRATSKVISVATTNSRDLRFTLPSLTDHNACRVIGKLIAERSKEADVFAMSYEPRKNERIEGKLGIVIDTIRENGIMFV; from the exons ATGGCGTGTATATCAAGTCCCGCGTCATCCTCGTTACCGTTTATTCTTCCAACTGAGTTGCTTCCGAGTCGTTCACTGAAACCCACTTCGCTTTCTTGGACATCTTCCTTTCCCAAGCTCGGCATTTTCTCCAATTGCGTTGCAGTCCCACCTAACCCCATACTCAAAAAG GGCTCTTTCATTCAAGCTGCCTGGACCCGGAGATCTCGAAGTGAGGCTGCTAAAAGACCAAATAAGAAATCATGGAAACAAAGGACAGATATGTACATGAGACCATTTTTACtaaatgttttcttttcaaagcgATTTGTCCATGCGAAAGTTATGCACCGGGCCACCAGCAAAGTGATATCTGTTGCCACCACGAATTCCAGGGACCTGAGGTTTACGTTACCATCACTCACCGATCACAATGCCTGTCGAGTTATTGGGAAGCTAATTGCAGAGAGGTCGAAGGAAGCTGATGTATTTGCAATGTCTTATGAGCCCAGAAAAAACGAGAGAATTGAGGGTAAGCTCGGGATTGTTATCGACACCATTAGGGAAAATGGGATTATGTTTGTTTAA